The genome window tgttttataaaataaaatttatctttattaaagctaccattttaaaatagggatttatcccatctatttaaatcaaatccggtgttttctaaactctgatatttttcctaactcacggtcctgatgaaaattccgctgcaatgtttttcaaaaataatcaccggtaccacgggactgctcacggcacccgattccgtccagggtgggtcgggggtcgtgacaatacATAACTTACAAGTGACAGATAGCTCACAAATTCCATCCTTATAATTTCCCCTATGCAGGCGCATCCACCCCTGTAACACCCATTCACTGTCTTCATCAAACACAAAGTCTCTATGATACCCTGATTTCATACTGGCCCTCAGTTTCGACACAAGTTCACGGTTCAGCGGTTTGATCTTGAACCCAGCCCGTACGAGTCGTTCTTGCCACTGCTTGTACGTCTCAGGCCTCTCGACCATCTCGGCACCTTCACATGTAATCACGTTTATAGCTTCACGCCCAAAAAACTCCTTTTCGAAATTCAGCCGTTGTTCATCATTATGGTCTAATGTAGCATCGAACATGTCAAACATAGAAGAGTAATGAAAAAGGGCTTCCTTGAAACGTGTGACGAAAAATGGCAAGTTATAAGATCCATTTGCTACAGTTTGAACAAAAATATCGGGTTTCATATCTCTTATCAGTTTATGAGACTAGTAACGTGCctgcgcgatgcggcgggggcgacactttgcattgTGATACTCGTTTCCGGTAGTTTTTTATTTGTATAACCGCCTGTTGTATTCAAACAAAGTTCAATGGCCAAAGCCAAAACCTAAACAAGCCTCTGGCGTTAAAGCCACGAGCACTTTTTTCCATGGTACTAACCGATTTAACTTTTTTTAGTTACCAATTTTGTGAATACAATATTTTTCTAACCCTCCATTGTCTTTTTATGTTGATCTTTTGTTTAAAGATGGTAAACGAAACCTACTTATTGTGAAATATTATGTTAAAGGTAGGTTCTATAACAAATTAGCTATTAAACATTTTGTGGCTTTGACGGAATTTATCATCTACTTGTACATTTTAATCCGCGCGTCAATACTGaacaagacaactatcgaaacgtcgacaaaaatgagtaGGTCGTCACGGTACCTTtagatttttttaaacattatagtttataagatatatcAAGAAACgtaaaagaattataagtttgttgtagAGTGAGAAAAGTGTAACTAATTgtccataattttgttaaaactcagggatttaagtgtaataagttaaggggctaaaaaataaatagtgtttaaaagaccaaattACTCTCATTTTAGGGGTCTATCTATAAATAGGGGGGggagttcttattttttgggtatcttaaaatacctcTCCctcatctatactatataataaaagaaaccaactttgggacacatgtcattcattgaaggcatctattttttagtttttttctcTCTAAcctacttaattataaataattaatattaagtaaaagataattataaaattaaatttaatataaatttaaacaattcgtataggattAAAATCTTATTAATGATcaataattatttatatatttcaaAATTAATAAAATAGGTTGTTAAAGACTTATTTTTTTACTTCAAATTCCATTCCGTAACCATTTAAATTATAAGTGTATTATAATCCCTAATGATTGTTCAAAATAATATATAGATAAATAGATAACTACGTACTATGGCttgaatatatatttttgtatgataaaaaattatattgtataagataatatataaaataatattaatgtTGTATAGAAGATCATCTATACCTATACTACATACAGTGGCGAAGTTTTAACCAAATgacagggggtcgaaaacgtatatacgaaaaaaaaaattatagaacTGGGGGGTCGGAAACATATataccaaaaaaattctataagAAAACCgtatatataacactactgagcgaaaagttcggggggcggccgcccctccccgccccttctatacttcgcaactgactatataataaaagaaaccaatgagGGGACACATGCCATTTattgaagccatctattttttaattttttcctcTCTATCGtacttaattataaataattaatattaattaaaagataattatcaaaatttaatttaatataaatttaaacaatttgtataggagataatataatattttgaaatattattagatttcaaaattatttatcctaaaattaacaaaaacatacactaaatataaactaatataatgtaaatgatttatttattttattaaactaaagtagttaaggtAGAAGCCATTTTAAAAATGTTTACAAGgggtaaacaaaaacattaatcaatgtttattggttctatatttttcttttcgtgttcaactctcaactcaaatGCGGTattcactatgtttacgtgacatttataagaaccatcaccgcaatcacccaatccatcatatatcgagtatatccattagttttttttgaagatataattttttattagattcgttcaacccgtgtaataaatgaggtctttaaagatataattattttattatttactatacaaaataaCATTTTACACAACCGTGTAATACACCGGGtttctaaaaatataatttttttgttATGTGCTAtctaaaattagatttattcaatctgTATAATACACATGGTATATAAAGATATAacaatataattttttattgattggtatataaaTTATATGTGCTCaacccaaggttcttaaaaatgtaacttttttcattatttaatatagaaaattaaattactcaacccgtacaatacatggggttcttaaaaatataacttttctgttatttaatataaaaaatacatttatatcccatgtaataaacgagatttttaaagatgtattgttttattatttggtataaaaaattacatttatccaacccgtgtattacacggggttctaacctagtttattataatatagtatagatatagattagtTGCATATTCTTTCTTTTGATAATATACTATTGATTTATAAAGAGAAAAATGATAGTAATCTGTTAGATGAAGACACTAAATTGTACCAATCTTTCATAGTGAACTTATTATGTTAATGAGTTGAACTTTGAGCACAAATAAAATGAACGCAATTCAATATAGTGATGAAAGTATGGTATTAAAGTACCGGGCCACTAGACGGGTCTCTTTGTTTTCAACCTAAAACCATTCATAGATAAACACAAACTCtacaaaaattattaaaaaagtcTCAAATTTCAAGAACCACCTGCATATTTACTTAGAGATCAATCCAGAAACCAGGTGGGTTTGGGTCGGCTCAGAGCAAATGGGCCAGTCTGTTGAGCCGCTTCTCTTCTCTCTGGGTGGTATCACACATACTCTTTTGAGCATGGAGATTCTTCCTTTAGATAATTAATTATGGTACACTTGGCATCAGGTGATTTGTGTAGCAGGTAAGCTTTGACACCAGGAACAAGTTGTAACGTTTCACTAAAAAACAACTTGCTGTCAGTTTCAATATATATATGGTGTACCTTAAAATCCAGCTTCAAAAACCTCAAATCCCGAAAAGGTGAACAACGGATTCCATTCACCGGAAACAATGCAAGTAGACGAACAACATGTGCGGAAAGCGTAATCGATTTGGCAGCTTGTAAAGTATCGAACATCATCAGCAGATTATCAAACTCCATCTTCTCTTGATTTTTGCGGCTGCTACGACCATTGGAATTAATGACCCCGGTGTCAAGAACAGGAAAATGTGCTTTCAACTGTGGGAGACCACTCCCTTTCCACTTGAAATATCTAAGTTTTGGAGTCGTGAATTCACAGTGACCCACATCCTGACTGCAGTAAACGAAGGTGAACTCTGAAAGTTGCAGAGCGTGTACATTCAAAGCTTGGCCATTTGTAGCAAGATAACAACGGACCAATCTTAACTTGTCTAGCTCCGGAAACCCTGAGAACGGATCAAGATCCCTGATGATTACCCATACCAGATGTAAACTGGTGAGATTCTTGAATGATCCTGATCTTGGTTGCAAAAACGGGCAACCCGCAGCATATTTGCTCACTAACTTCAAGCTTGTTAATGAATCCGATGACCAGATCGGCCACATCCAGATCCCTTGGTTATATATAGTGTATCCGATGCTTGCTTCCAGTTCTTTTACACCGTGCAAAAACGCGTAATCAAAAACTTTTTTTACCATCTGGGCATTGCATGTTCCACCACGTTTGAAGGTTAGTCTACGCAACTGCACTGGTTGACGATTGGATAAAACCTTAATGACAAAGTTATCAAAAACATGGAGTTGTTTAAAACTATCAGAACTGAAATTGAGATCGGGAACCAAGGTCCATAAAAACGACCATGATCGCGATATCATCGATGTTTCAACGGCATGTTTGGCGTCAAGATAAGAAAGAATTTCAAGCAGCGGGATTTCGGGCAGACTGTCAAGCGTTGTTTCTGTTTCTGTACGTAATTTTTTGACCCCCATCTGAATTGGGGTAAAGATACAATCTTTCAAACAAATACAAATAATTTATAGCTGATTTCTAACCTCAATCGCCAATTTGTCTACTTAGGGTTTTGGTCGCAGAGGGGCTCCAATTTGTCGGTCCTGTAGCGTACTTTTCATGTTGCAGATACTATTTAATTACTTTATCTTTCATCTTATCCCCTATTACTAATAGCACTTACGTTTCAGGTCCCTCTACTACTCTTTCTTTTGAACGGCTCAAgtattattatattaaataaaggtcctaatattaatacatggcaaaaacttatttacacatgCTCTATATATTgaccgtatacagttatacggcccgtataaaatgaaataaaactaacaaagtctgtgcctgcagactttgtcagttttttacattccatacgggtcgtataactgtatacggcccgtatacaccatgtgtaaataatttGTCTGGTCGTATACAATGTGTACGAACGATGTATACGGGCCGTACAACCGTATACGACCCGTATGAAACGAAAATTAGATTTTACCCAAATTATTTAAGggatttaaggtgtcaatcacacgagacattttacagtcgttaggtggtcaaatctttctaaaagtagaaaaaaatataacattaacaagtaacaaagattgaagaataaaaaaacgtgtcgtatgactgtaataaaaaggaagggtgaggcatttgatgagagttgtaaggagaagcgttttaatcacttgtttcgaatcatcatagaaggcgtgtcgggttctgctagaagagtatcaggattttgttggtttgttttcaggtagggtttagaatgtttgaagtattcttggttcaataccaactcttctgaaagacaagaatacaacgttcatgtatcacaaggaatgaccgatctaaggcagagaacctgatttagatacacaaattcatcaccggtttctacaacacaagcacatacacaatttgttggaagaacccgacacatcttctgctagttactcttttctccgatttcaacaaatctttcaaggtcttaagtgatggacaattggttaaaagatgtagaagaatttgtgtagagatctttacgtacaaatttgcatcatccttacggttacaaatgaagtattaaaagatgttagtttcttgacaatatggtttctcgacaaatgaagtattatctgtccttgctgcctcttcggttggtaaaagacataggatggtttctaatacaggctcttttagagaagcgttgggattcaagggtttatgagtaaaagatgttagcttcttgacagtatggtttctcgacaaatgaagtattatctgtccttgctgcctcttcggttggtaaaagacataggatggtttctaatacaggctctttgtcagttgtggttgatttataggaggaggttatgaaacgaatatGTGTTTATGCGAATTCCCAACATCCttgctttattctctttaatctattagaacgatccttgttttgtcacgtacatgcgtttaattcccaacatccttATTGTATCAGACTCTCTCCCCTCCTTTTCTCTCTCTGACAACCCTAGACCCAAACCACCGCAATCCACCACGTTCtgcgaaaaaaaaaacatcatcttttcatcattgttcttgaagatgaagatgaagatgaagaaacgagggtttattctctttaatctattagaacaatccttgacttgaatttgtggatttcggttgggtcAGAAACTTAACAATTTTCACAGTGGTGccaatgtcctactactacaatccttccaacgcctgattccgatacaacccttgatgttgaaaccggttttacctcatgaaaaggaaagaaagaaatttttttagagaagcgttgggattaACGGTTTATGACTCaaagttaaatttttttttctttaatctATTTTTTTAGAGAAGCGTTGGGCCTCCCATGTACCTTGGCTTCGGCAGAGCTAAATCAGTTAAAGGCTTTGCTGGAGGGAACTTTAGGATGATTACAACTATGAAACTTAAACGTGctcgagctttgcagctcactaccGACTCTAACTTgcctgatcagactcgctctgttcaaactcGAGAACTGAAAGAAGAGGATTTTtaagttgaacccatgcggggcagaGGGAAGCAACCTTGGACAGGTCAGACGATACTCGTTACCTCCTGGAACGAATGTGGGTCTCATTATACGGCAACTGTAGGGAACTCGTGTTGAGCAAATCACACCGGCTTCGATATTCTAGTCATCCAGGTTTGGATGAGAGACACTAGGATTTATAAACCTTGTACTGAcgatcgggcatgaaggcccacctagttAAGTATGTGAATGATGGAtggacttgtgggaaagtcaaagTGAAGGATCAGCAACCAGCAATACCCacatggaaatgagaacagactgccatgaaATTTGGTCGCTattctacttacaactcgaagcggaaacaatatcacctggatgatcgttgattgtctcacgtaacctgcacactttctagccatcaagcaaacggataagttttctacacttgcagtcatctacctgaaagaagtgggtgctaggcacggggtgcctaCCTCCATTATCTCTGATTGCGACTCACGATTTGCATCTGATTTGTGGGCAGACTGAACACAAcatatcacccacaaacggatgggcagactgaacacaacatccaaactcttgaagacatgcttcgagcatatGTAATCCACTTTGGCAACGGATGGGAaagacacctccctttagtggagttcccGTAtgacaacagttaccacaccagcatccaggctgctcagttcgaggcattgtacgggcagAAGTGCCGATCACGTCTTTGTGGGACAGAAGTTGGaaacagccaaatcactggcccagaaacCGTCGTAGAAACAACAGAGacgattgctcagatacgacaatgaatggcgacagctcgtgaccgtcagaaaagctacgctgataaacacaggaaaccactcgagttccaggttggagATCGAGtactacttaaagtctcaccttggaaaggtgcagttcgttttggtaagcaaggcaaactcaacccgcggtatgttggacctttcgaagTCACGGAgagaattggcaaggtggcctacagattgAGTCTACCCcaaagaactcagtggagttcacaacgtattccatgggtcgaatctgaagaagtttCTGTCAAAGGAAAcactcatagttcctttcaaggtgCTCACCATCGAAGATCAGTTGCGATTTGTCGAAGGACCAGTAGAAATCTTGAATCGGGAGATCAAGATTCTTAAACGCACCAGGATAcctattgttcgagttcgttggaactcccgtcgtggcccagagtttacctgggaacgagaagaccaaatgaaacacaaatatccccagttgttcgagaacaatGAAACCACTACTGAGCCTGAAGCTActgtggaatttcgggacgaaattccaaaccaacggggggatgatgtgacaccccaggaaaactaggaaaccatgcaacctaactagcttcctcagtaactatgtgctaaatttcgggacgaaatttctttcaagttggggatgatgtgataacccgaactttcaaggttagtttTGTTTAATCTCGTGACACCTGACTAGCATCGCTATTATCCATGTCTTACTATTTTTCGTCACTATGTTTACGTCTCGTATGTCTGTTAAATTGTTTAATTATATCTAGTTCTTGTGATTATTCTAGTTCTTGTGATTATCACCTATGATATAACAAATGGCCATGACTAGTTAGACAATGTTGCATCTTCATTCTTCATACTCTATTTGGTCCGAACCCATGTAGCCCGAATGCACAGCCCACATTACACGGCCCATGAACCCTTGTAACCTCATGCACGCACATAAATGTGCGTGGTTTTCTTGAATTAGTTTCCTTTTACCACAAGAGAACCCTAGTTATTCTTTTCCCTGTAGCGACTTTCAGCAGCCCCATCCCTTCTCTCATTCCCAGTTGCCTGATAACAGACATCACCAAGTTATTCCATCCCAAGGTTAGTACCCTTGTACTCGATTAGATAGTTGTCCTTGGCTGTATATGTCTTGTCGTGGTATCAAGCATGATTGTGAGTTTATGTTATAACATGAATGATGATGATTGGATTATGGGAATGCTATGTGAAACTGGAAGTTGTTATTATGATGAATAGGTGATGATCAGTTAACATGCTAATGATTAGAATTATTTCATATGATTGTGATTATATGTGGATGATGTGAATCATTGATCTAGGGTTAAATAACatgttaatgaaacgtattgtttatatatatatgatgatgataACCTTGAATGAAAGTGGAGGCCATGAGTGATCTAATCAAACAATAATATTTGGTGCTCATGTGAAACAATGGCCAATGTTGTCAGCCATTTGCTTGAAGTGGTCCAATCAAATAAAAGGTTTAATGAATTAGAGGGATCATGAGGCATCTAATTAATGTTGTCAGAATGATGTGAATGATTGTTAATGGCAAAATAGTGATTAATCGTATATAAATGCATGAGTAGAAGGAATTGAGTTAATGGGTAGTAACTTGATGAAACAATCAAAGTCCCATTTAGTGTCAGTGCATTTAATTTTTGCAGTCAAACAATTGAGTTGAACTTTATAAAAAGATGAACCCATGTAAGTTGGTATGCACTAATTAGAGTTGCTCCAATCAATTTCTAGTATTAATCGGTTCAATCATTACTGTTGGATTAGAATGATATAATATGTGCATGTCATTAATGTTGTGAAGAGTTTATTATGCTAACAAGTATGTGAAACACAAAAATTGCTTTATGTGACTAACTGTGCAATTAGTAAATGGACATTAGGATTGTTAGGCCGAAGGATTTAATTGGGCTTTAGCAAACGGGCAGTGTTATTTGGTTATGTTATTGGACCGAGGGGTTTAATGGGCTGAATGTTTAATAAGTTGGGTTAATAAGGTCTTGGGCCGCATAGGGGTGCGGCAGGGGTAGCCGGGTGGAGGCCCAAGCGCACGACATTTCTGTTGGACCGGGCAGGTGGGCTCTTGCTCGATGCTTGGGCCGGATCACATTATTTAGTGGGCCTGGGATTTATTCGGGCCACGGGTTAGACTCGGGCCGCATAATTGATTGGATTACTGCATTAAAGTATTAACGGTGAATGTGAGACGTGAATGGAATATGTGAAGTGTATATGACTCGAATGTTTACTATGTGACTACGTGATTACTAATACACTTTGTGCAAATTGTTACATACGTGTGTCTAGATACGTGAATTGTGAATTCCTGAAACTGACTGTCTctggtaaccacgatagggtttgATTGATCAACTTGAATACGTGAATAAACATACCGACCAAACCGAGttgagttcacactttccacaaggcatgggattcccaagggtttggaatgggtaaaggattgaaACTGAAACTACGTGATCTCCTAGTTTgggacacgtacacaccctctttattgaagggtgacaacatgtgataagTATTTAATCGGAACCGTGGTTTGGAGAtttcgtacacaccctctttactgaagggtgacaacacggatactagaccaaaactctctatcatgaagtccctcctttttatattgacttaatcgccgggccaatggcgagcgggtcattagttagatagcgctatttaggtttgacaagcctcacaccgtgccgcagaggacgggtgtgaactaatggatctgggcactagtcaatgatgatagacattgacgttagggcaccaacttactttagtcagtggtcgatattgtatacgggtctagtggttcacatagGGAAGCTCctactggttatggtttgggaaagaaggaattggtaaatcatattttcaactatggggtaacccccacggcaagtaagccagctaaagAAAAACTATGTTtatgaaacaacttaaaacgaacacccaactgtgaactcgctcaactttgttgttgattcgttgttacatgccttgcaggcctttaggtgcatatcaattggaacttgctgtctgggaagctggagtggtcatgggtcgagatataTGGAATCTCAATACAAGCTCAATGGTTAATGTACTCTTGGTTTactaaacacttaacaaatgatttatgcttccgctgtacacAATGAACGATATGTAACGTTTGTAACGCTttatgttaataaatgaaagttttattataattatgagttcaatgtgattggtggcttggatcctggcatgtcacacgcctcgcgggggttttccgtacgtggtattttggggggtgtgacatttgCAACCCTAATACAAATCGGATATATCTTCTTACTTCAAACTCAAAACGATTACAaactaatggcaggtagacgagcaacaagttgcgccgctacccctttctgaatagcaaaccctaccctgctaaacacaaaattctgccccttaacatgtgcggtgttactgcttgcttaccacctgttgaacccgcttcaggaaccgcaccgcgtcaggggcgagagcgccaaTTGAATTAAATACtgtaaatgaattaaatcagtcCCCCACAAAGTGCCGACTTCCGAGTAGTGTGAACATGATTATTTTTGTGGTAGTATAATTATTAgaagggatttttacatatttccccctcctaagaagccttattacatatttccccaatccctaaatttaattacatatttccccttcctaAAGAAggcttattacatatttccccaatcccttaatttaattacatatttcaccTTGCTAAAGCACATATATTACATTTTTGTCGATTTCTTTAAAATACTCATATATagttactattttacccttaatgagtttattaaataactaaatatatatttcccaTTCAAATAAAatctattaaaaaaattataagattaacaatatgtttttttttcttttgctttTTAAGTTTATTCCTTGTGTAAATTGAATATAAATCGGAATCGGGACCAGACGCAAATTTGATTTTTGGTTTGCTGGGTTATATTAGTTGTTTACTAATTAAAATTTGAAATCAAAttatctcttttttttttattcGAGTTAGGAATCTGTAGGGTTCTACCAAATTGATTAAATTCAAGTTACATAGTTCAGTTGTACTTGAATCGACtagagtttgtttgtttttttctaAATTAAATGTGAAAATAAACTTCTAGATGGTTCCAACGAAAAATATTAAATTCAAATTCAATAAAGAGTTAAAAtagaaaaagcaaaaaaaaaaaaaaacatatttttaatgttatattttttatgtatttgATTTTATTAGAATGAGAAATATGTAATTAATCATTTAATAAACTCATTAAGGTTAAAATAGTAATTCTATAAGAGTTTTTTAatgaaatggataaatatgtaatatatGAGGTTTAGAAAggtgaaatatgtaattaaatttagGGATTGGAGAAATATGTAATAAGGTTTCTTTAgtaaggggaaatatgtaataaggtttctttaggaaggggaaatatgtaattaaatttaaagtttggggaaatatgtaataaggcttcttaggagggggaaatatgtaaaaaccCCTTATTAGAACTAGGTGAATTCCCGTGCATTGCAATGGGGCATTCAGTTGGTATCAGCTTGGTTTTTAACAATATTCATACGATACTGTTACTCGGTATAGCAACCAAAAAATATATGACAAAGATGATACTGACATGTGTTTTGTAATGtttgaaaaccataaaaaagaATACAAGTATTAGTTCAGATAATACTGATACGGATATCGATGTCATTCAGTCAGATTTGGTTTTGTTCATCATGA of Helianthus annuus cultivar XRQ/B chromosome 1, HanXRQr2.0-SUNRISE, whole genome shotgun sequence contains these proteins:
- the LOC110871370 gene encoding putative F-box/FBD/LRR-repeat protein At4g13965; the protein is MGVKKLRTETETTLDSLPEIPLLEILSYLDAKHAVETSMISRSWSFLWTLVPDLNFSSDSFKQLHVFDNFVIKVLSNRQPVQLRRLTFKRGGTCNAQMVKKVFDYAFLHGVKELEASIGYTIYNQGIWMWPIWSSDSLTSLKLVSKYAAGCPFLQPRSGSFKNLTSLHLVWVIIRDLDPFSGFPELDKLRLVRCYLATNGQALNVHALQLSEFTFVYCSQDVGHCEFTTPKLRYFKWKGSGLPQLKAHFPVLDTGVINSNGRSSRKNQEKMEFDNLLMMFDTLQAAKSITLSAHVVRLLALFPVNGIRCSPFRDLRFLKLDFKVHHIYIETDSKLFFSETLQLVPGVKAYLLHKSPDAKCTIINYLKEESPCSKEYV